The Streptomyces sp. NBC_01244 genome contains a region encoding:
- a CDS encoding LysR family transcriptional regulator → MDLELRHLKIVRAVADAGSLTRAATVLGLTQPALSTQLKRIERALDGPLFVRGREGVRATALGELVLERARVVLPAVCELQEEAVRFARQGTAGYRLGGTHGPLLGGLVDRIIRQEPGVPVTTYTSWSEREVAGGVAAGRLDFALVGVCGESAPPEPAARLVWREVARDPVHVMLAEDHPLAQRPWIELAELAAEAWTDVPGDGCFGDCFAAACVRAGFTPACVYETDTASCVHLVQVGRAVGLCRATFPVTPGLVTRPLAGSPLVWRHLLGWHPAARAAARAAAVLEHARNAHTEALARSSAAAVAAALAERA, encoded by the coding sequence ATGGATCTGGAGTTGAGGCACCTCAAGATCGTCAGAGCCGTCGCCGACGCCGGCAGCCTGACCCGCGCGGCCACAGTGCTGGGGCTCACACAGCCCGCTCTGAGCACCCAGCTCAAGCGGATCGAGCGGGCGCTGGACGGGCCGCTCTTCGTCCGTGGGCGGGAAGGCGTACGGGCCACCGCGCTCGGGGAGCTGGTGCTGGAACGGGCCCGCGTGGTGCTGCCGGCCGTGTGCGAGCTCCAGGAGGAGGCGGTGCGCTTCGCCCGGCAGGGCACGGCCGGCTACCGGCTCGGCGGGACGCACGGGCCGCTGCTGGGCGGGCTCGTCGACCGGATCATCAGGCAGGAGCCCGGTGTGCCGGTGACCACGTACACCTCGTGGTCGGAACGGGAGGTCGCCGGGGGAGTGGCCGCCGGCAGGCTGGACTTCGCCCTGGTCGGGGTGTGCGGGGAGAGCGCCCCGCCGGAGCCGGCGGCGCGACTGGTGTGGAGGGAGGTGGCACGGGACCCGGTGCACGTGATGCTGGCCGAGGACCACCCGCTGGCACAGCGGCCGTGGATCGAGCTGGCCGAGCTGGCCGCCGAGGCCTGGACCGACGTACCGGGCGACGGATGCTTCGGGGACTGTTTCGCGGCGGCGTGCGTCCGCGCCGGGTTCACCCCGGCGTGCGTGTACGAGACGGACACGGCTTCGTGCGTGCACCTCGTCCAGGTCGGGCGGGCCGTGGGGCTGTGCCGGGCGACCTTCCCCGTGACCCCCGGGCTGGTGACCCGCCCGCTCGCCGGGAGCCCGCTGGTGTGGAGGCACCTGCTCGGCTGGCATCCGGCCGCGCGGGCAGCCGCCCGCGCGGCAGCGGTGCTGGAGCACGCCCGGAACGCGCACACGGAGGCGCTCGCGCGATCATCCGCAGCCGCAGTCGCCGCGGCACTGGCGGAACGGGCGTAG